The proteins below are encoded in one region of Ciconia boyciana chromosome 19, ASM3463844v1, whole genome shotgun sequence:
- the CHD5 gene encoding chromodomain-helicase-DNA-binding protein 5 isoform X8, with protein sequence MIQCGERKRDRVEEGDGYETDHQDYCEVCQQGGEIILCDTCPRAYHLVCLDPELEKAPEGKWSCPHCEKEGIQWEPKEEEEEEEEGGEEEEDDHMEFCRVCKDGGELLCCDTCPSSYHLHCLNPPLPEIPNGEWLCPRCTCPPLKGKVQRILHWAWKEPPATPLPPILPAPDAELALPPPKVLEGIPEREFFVKWAGLSYWHCSWVKELQLELYHTVMYRNYQRKNDMDEPPAFDYGSGDEDSQREKRKNKDPQYAKMEERFYRYGIKPEWMMIHRILNHSFDKKGDVHYLIKWKDLPYDQCTWEIDEIDIPYYENLKHLYWNHRELMLGEDMRPLKKLNKKGKKLKEEKLEKPPETPLVDPTVKFDKQPWYIDATGGTLHPYQLEGLNWLRFSWAQGTDTILADEMGLGKTVQTIVFLYSLYKEGHSKGPYLVSAPLSTIINWEREFEMWAPDFYVVTYTGDKESRSVIRENEFSFEDNAIRSGKKVFRMKKEAQIKFHVLLTSYELITIDQAVLGSIEWACLVVDEAHRLKNNQSKFFRVLNSYKIDYKLLLTGTPLQNNLEELFHLLNFLTPERFNNLEGFLEEFADISKEDQIKKLHDLLGPHMLRRLKADVFKNMPAKTELIVRVELSQMQKKYYKFILTRNFEALNSKGGGNQVSLLNIMMDLKKCCNHPYLFPVAAVEAPVLPNGSYDGNSLVKSSGKLMLLQKMLKKLRDGGHRVLIFSQMTKMLDLLEDFLEYEGYKYERIDGGITGGLRQEAIDRFNAPGAQQFCFLLSTRAGGLGINLATADTVIIYDSDWNPHNDIQAFSRAHRIGQNKKVMIYRFVTRASVEERITQVAKRKMMLTHLVVRPGLGSKSGSMTKQELDDILKFGTEELFKDDVEGMVSQGQRIAMPDAVTPFSDTLSTKGGAVTPGMKKKHGGTPPGDNKDVDDSSVIHYDDAAISKLLDRNQDATDDTELQNMNEYLSSFKVAQYVVREEDGVEEVEREIIKQEENVDPDYWEKLLRHHYEQQQEDLARNLGKGKRIRKQVNYNDASQEDQEWQDELSDNQSEYSIGSEDEDEDFEERPEGQSGRRQSRRQLKSDRDKPLPPLLARVGGNIEVLGFNARQRKAFLNAIMRWGMPPQDAFNSHWLVRDLRGKSEKEFRAYVSLFMRHLCEPGADGAETFADGVPREGLSRQHVLTRIGVMSLVRKKVQEFEHVNGKYSTPDLILEGPESKKSSEIVSSDPNTPVPASPAHMHTGAVALADRTETQLGFQEEKDQVEQKSRKVSDSQVPVSAEKVESEEHPEGCDSKEKLREEKQEESEKAEPSPEPLVKDEGIQEKEKPLEKPELNSSPGKGEDKEVKPAEDAKVEEKEQSDAQQNGDKEEEEDGKKDDRNVNFRFMFNIADGGFTELHTLWQNEERAAISSGKIYDIWHRRHDYWLLAGIVTHGYARWQDIQNDPRYMILNEPFKSEIHKGNYLEMKNKFLARRFKLLEQALVIEEQLRRAAYLNMTQDPSHPAMALNARLAEVECLAESHQHLSKESLAGNKPANAVLHKVLNQLEELLSDMKADVTRLPSMLSRIPPVAARLQMSERSILSRLATRGGDPAVQQGSFSSSQIYNNNFGPNFRGPGPGGIVNYSQMPLGPYVTDI encoded by the exons GAGAAGGAGGGCATCCAGTGGGAGCcgaaggaggaggaggaggaagaagaggaaggtggtgaggaggaggaggatgaccACATGGAGTTCTGCCGGGTCTGTAAGGACGGaggggagctgctgtgctgcgACACCTGCCCGTCCTCCTACCACCTTCACTGCCTGAACCCGCCGCTGCCGGAAATACCAAACGGTGAATGGCTCTGCCCTCGCTGTACA TGCCCTCCCCTGAAGGGCAAGGTTCAACGCATCCTGCATTGGGCCTGGAAGGAGCCGCCGGCCACCCCGCTCCCGCCCATTCTGCCTGCCCCGGATGCGGAGCTGGCTCTCCCCCCGCCGAAGGTGCTGGAGGGGATCCCAGAGCGCGAGTTCTTCGTGAAGTGGGCAGGCCTCTCCTACTGGCACTGCTCCTGGGTGAAGGAGCTGCAG CTGGAGCTCTACCACACCGTGATGTACCGCAACTACCAACGGAAGAACGATATGGATGAGCCGCCAGCCTTTGACTACGGCTCTGGGGACGAGGACAGCCAGAGGGAGAAGCGGAAGAACAAGGACCCACAGTACGCCAAGATGGAGGAGCGGTTCTACCGCTACGGCATCAAGCCTGAGTGGATGATGATCCACCGCATCCTGAACCACAG CTTTGATAAAAAGGGAGACGTCCATTACCTGATCAAGTGGAAAGACCTGCCGTACGACCAGTGCACCTGGGAGATCGACGAGATAGACATCCCGTACTATGAAAACCTCAAACATCTCTACTGGAACCACAG GGAGCTGATGCTGGGGGAGGACATGCGCCCTCTGAAGAAGCTGaacaagaaggggaaaaagctgaaagaggaGAAGCTGGAAAAGCCTCCAGAAACGCCTCTCGTGGAT cctACAGTGAAGTTTGACAAGCAGCCGTGGTACATCGATGCCACGGGAGGCACGCTCCATCCTTACCAGCTGGAAGGGCTAAACTGGCTGAGATTTTCCTGGGCCCAAGGGACGGATACAATCCTGGCTGACgagatggggctggggaagaCTGTGCAGACTATCGTGTTCTTGTATTCCCTGTACAAGGAG GGCCACTCAAAAGGGCCGTATCTGGTCAGCGCCCCTCTCTCCACCATCATCAACTGGGAGCGCGAGTTTGAGATGTGGGCACCTGACTTCTATGTTGTGACCTACACGGGGGACAAAGAAAGCCGGTCGGTCATCCGGGAAAACgagttttcttttgaagacaATGCCATCCGGAGTGGAAAGAAGGTCTTCCGGATGAAG aaGGAAGCCCAGATCAAGTTCCATGTCCTGCTCACCTCCTATGAGCTGATCACTATTGACCAGGCGGTGCTGGGCTCCATAGAGTGGGCCTGTCTGGTGGTGGATGAAGCGCACAGGCTGAAGAACAACCAGTCCAAA TTCTTTAGAGTATTAAATAGCTACAAGATCGATTACAAGCTGCTGCTCACTGGGACTCCGCTCCAGAACAACTTGGAAGAGCTCTTCCACCTGCTCAATTTCCTGACTCCGGAGAGGTTTAA TAACCTGGAGGGGTTCCTGGAGGAGTTTGCAGACATCTCCAAGGAGGACCAGATCAAAAAGCTCCATGATCTGCTGGGTCCCCACATGCTGCGGCGGCTCAAGGCAGATGTGTTCAAGAACATGCCAGCCAAGACGGAGCTGATTGTGAGAGTGGAACTGAGCCAGATGCAGAA GAAGTACTACAAGTTCATACTGACGAGGAATTTTGAAGCCCTGAATTCAAAAGGTGGTGGGAACCAGGTCTCGCTGCTCAACATCATGATGGACCTGAAGAAGTGCTGTAATCACCCGTACCTCTTTCCTGTGGCGGCGGTG GAGGCCCCCGTTCTGCCCAATGGATCCTATGATGGGAATTCTTTGGTCAAATCTTCTGGGAAACTGATGCTGCTCCAAAAGATGTTGAAGAAGTTACGGGATGGGGGTCACAGAGTTCTGATCTTCTCCCAG ATGACGAAGATGCTGGACTTGTTGGAGGATTTCCTGGAGTACGAAGGCTACAAGTACGAGCGGATAGATGGGGGCATCACCGGCGGCCTGCGCCAGGAGGCCATAGACAGGTTTAACG CTCCTGGTGCTCAGcagttctgctttcttctctctacCCGCGCCGGTGGTCTGGGCATAAACCTTGCTACGGCCGACACAGTCATTATTTATGATTCTGACTGGAATCCCCACAATGACATCCAG GCGTTCAGCAGAGCTCACCGCATTGGGCAGAACAAGAAGGTGATGATCTACCGCTTTGTGACCAGAGCCTCCGTTGAAGAGCGCATCACCCAGGTGGCCAAAAGGAAGATGATGCTCACCCACCTGGTGGTCCGCCCGGGGCTGGGCTCCAAGTCGGGATCCATGACCAAGCAAGAGCTGGACGACATCCTCAAGTTTGGGACAGAAGAGCTCTTCAAGGATGATGTGGAAG GCATGGTGTCTCAGGGACAGCGGATCGCCATGCCGGATGCTGTCACCCCTTTCTCTGACACGCTGTCAACCAAAGGGGGTGCAGTGACTCCtggcatgaaaaaaaagcatggtgGCACCCCACCAG GTGACAATAAGGATGTGGATGACAGCAGTGTGATCCACTACGACGACGCTGCCATCTCTAAGCTTCTGGACCGAAACCAGGATGCGACTGATGACACGGAGCTGCAGAACATGAACGAGTATCTCAGCTCCTTTAAAGTGGCCCAGTATGTTGTGAGAGAAGAGGACGGTGTG gaggaggtggaacGTGAGATCATCAAGCAGGAGGAGAACGTGGACCCCGACTactgggagaagctgctgcGGCACCACtatgagcagcagcaggaagatcTGGCCAGGAActtggggaaagggaagagaatcCGCAAGCAGGTCAACTACAACGATGCCTCGCAGGAGGACCAAG AGTGGCAGGACGAGCTCTCTGACAACCAGTCGGAGTACTCCATTGGCTCCGAGGACGAGGATGAAGACTTTGAAGAGAGGCCAGAAGGTCAGA GTGGCAGAAGACAATCCCGGAGACAGCTGAAGAGTGACCGGGACAAGCCTCTCCCTCCTTTGCTGGCAAGAGTTGGGGGAAATATCGAG gttCTCGGCTTCAACGCCCGCCAGCGCAAGGCTTTTCTGAACGCTATCATGCGCTGGGGCATGCCGCCCCAGGACGCCTTCAACTCTCACTGGCTGGTCCGGGATCTGCGAGGGAAGAGTGAGAAGGAGTTCAG GGCGTACGTGTCTCTCTTCATGAGACATTTGTGTGAACCTGGAGCAGATGGTGCCGAAACCTTTGCGGATGGTGTTCCCCGGGAAGGGCTGTCACGGCAGCACGTGCTGACTCGCATAGGAGTTATGTCACTAGTAAGGAAGAAG GTCCAGGAGTTTGAGCATGTCAATGGGAAGTATAGCACCCCAGATCTGATTCTTGAGGGCCCAGAGAGCAAGAAGTCCAGTGAGATTGTGTCTTCAGATCCCAACACGCCCGTCCCGGCCAGCCCAGCACATATGCACACGGGAGCTGTGGCCCTTGCAG aCAGAACAGAAACGCAACTTGGGTTCCAGGAGGAAAAGGACCAAGTGGAGCAGAAGTCCAGGAAGGTGTCTGACAGCCAG GTTCCTGTGAGTGCTGAGAAGGTGGAAAGTGAAGAGCACCCAGAAGGCTGCGACAGCAAAGAGAAACTGAGGGAAGAGAAGCAAGAGGAGAGTGAGAAGGCTGAGCCTTCTCCTGAGCCTCTGGTGAAAG ATGAGGGGattcaagagaaagaaaagcctttggAGAAGCCGGAGTTGAACAGCAGcccagggaaaggggaggaCAAAGAAGTCAAACCAG CAGAGGATGCCaaggtggaggagaaggagcaaaGCGATGCTCAGCAAAACGGTgacaaagaggaagaggaggatggaAAGAAGGATGACAGAAACGTGAACTTCCGATTCATGTTCAACATTGCTGATGGTGGCTTTACAG AGCTGCACACGCTGTGGCAGAACGAGGAAAGGGCTGCCATCTCCTCCGGCAAGATCTACGACATCTGGCACCGCCGACATGACTACTGGCTGTTGGCAGGAATTGTCAC TCACGGCTATGCCCGCTGGCAGGACATCCAGAACGACCCGCGCTACATGATCCTGAACGAGCCGTTCAAGTCGGAGATACACAAGGGGAACTACCTCGAGATGAAGAACAAGTTCCTTGCCCGGCGGTTCAAG TTGCTGGAGCAGGCCCTGGTGATCGAGGAGCAGCTGCGGAGGGCTGCGTACCTCAACATGACCCAAGACCCCAGTCACCCGGCCATGGCATTGAACGCCCGTCTGGCTGAAGTGGAGTGCCTTGCCGAGAGCCACCAGCATCTCTCCAAAGAGTCCCTGGCTGGGAACAAGCCCGCGAACGCCGTCCTGCACAAGG TGCTGAACCAGCTCGAGGAGCTGCTGAGCGACATGAAGGCCGACGTGACGCGCCTGCCCTCCATGCTGTCCCGCATCCCGCCCGTGGCCGCCCGGCTGCAGATGTCCGAGCGGAGCATCCTCAGCCGCCTGGCCACCCGCGGGGGGGACCCCGCCGTCCAGCAG ggctccttcagctcctcccAGATCTACAACAACAACTTCGGGCCAAATTTCCGAGGTCCCGGGCCGGGCGGGATTGTCAACTACAGTCAAATGCCTCTGGGACCGTACGTGACTG ATATTTAG